The Symphalangus syndactylus isolate Jambi chromosome 8, NHGRI_mSymSyn1-v2.1_pri, whole genome shotgun sequence genome includes a window with the following:
- the LOC134737411 gene encoding phosphatidylinositol N-acetylglucosaminyltransferase subunit Y-like — MFLSLPTLTVLIPLVSLAGLFHSAFVEENFPQGCTSTASLCFYSLLLPITIPVYVFFHLWTWVVIKLFMHN, encoded by the coding sequence ATGTTTCTGTCTCTTCCTACGTTGACTGTTCTTATTCCACTGGTTTCTTTAGCAGGACTGTTCCACTCAGCCTTTGTGGAAGAAAACTTCCCACAGGGCTGCACTAGCACAGCCAGCCTTTGCTTTTACAGCCTGCTCTTGCCTATTACCATACCGGTGTATGTATTCTTCCACCTTTGGACCTGGGTGGTTATTAAACTCTTCATGCATAACTGA
- the LOC129487234 gene encoding protein preY, mitochondrial-like gives MLGRAHGRLGSALRGAVTHRCLHASGSRPLADRSKKTEEPPHAFDPALELLVCPLSKKPLRYEASTNKLINEELGIAYPITDGIPNNIILGS, from the coding sequence ATGCTGGGCAGAGCACACGGCAGGCTCGGCTCAGCGCTGCGGGGCGCGGTCACCCATAGGTGCCTGCACGCGTCGGGGTCGCGGCCTTTGGCCGACAGGAGCAAGAAGACTGAGGAGCCGCCCCACGCCTTCGATCCGGCGCTGGAGTTACTGGTGTGCCCGCTCTCCAAGAAGCCGCTCAGATATGAAGCATCAACAAATAAATTGATTAATGAAGAGTTGGGAATAGCTTATCCAATCACTGATGGGATTCCTAATAATATCATATTAGGCAGCTAG